A genomic stretch from Aminobacter aminovorans includes:
- a CDS encoding low molecular weight phosphatase family protein, translating into MRMAANGSSPRSVLFMCRMNSVRSPMAEAIARHHLPASVFVTSAGVRAGDRDPFVDAVLAEEGMGLNEHQPRTVDDLEDDYFDLIVTLAPEAHHAALEFTRSMAVDVEYWPTPDPTAVTGTRDQIMHAYRDVRERLKHRMAKRFAAEAQGNDAD; encoded by the coding sequence ATGAGGATGGCGGCAAACGGCAGCTCTCCACGCTCTGTCCTGTTCATGTGCCGGATGAATTCGGTCCGCTCGCCAATGGCCGAGGCGATCGCCCGCCACCACCTGCCGGCATCGGTATTCGTGACGTCGGCCGGCGTGCGCGCAGGCGACCGCGACCCGTTCGTCGATGCCGTGCTGGCCGAGGAAGGCATGGGGCTTAACGAGCACCAGCCGCGCACCGTCGATGACCTCGAGGATGACTATTTCGACCTGATCGTCACGCTTGCACCCGAAGCGCACCACGCCGCATTGGAATTCACCCGCTCGATGGCGGTCGACGTCGAATACTGGCCGACGCCCGATCCGACAGCCGTCACAGGCACGCGCGACCAGATCATGCACGCCTACCGTGACGTCCGCGAACGGCTGAAGCACAGAATGGCCAAACGATTTGCCGCCGAGGCACAAGGAAACGACGCCGATTAA
- a CDS encoding DUF2948 family protein, which yields MNLLKLVALDEEDLEIVSAHVQDAVIRVGDIAFDAPAKRFALAMNRFAWETKKGFFRPKYERRRSILHFDRVLSAQLQGISRAKTDDVLELLAIGFAQEEGPTGTIELLFSGDAAIRLDVEVIEARLTDTGAAWQASSRPIHNT from the coding sequence ATGAACCTGCTCAAACTAGTCGCCCTTGACGAAGAAGATCTGGAGATCGTTTCGGCGCATGTGCAGGATGCGGTGATCAGGGTCGGCGACATCGCCTTCGATGCGCCGGCGAAGCGCTTTGCGCTGGCAATGAACCGCTTCGCCTGGGAAACCAAGAAGGGTTTCTTCAGGCCGAAATATGAGCGGCGCAGGTCGATCCTGCATTTCGATCGCGTTCTGTCGGCGCAACTGCAGGGCATTTCCCGCGCCAAGACCGACGACGTGCTGGAGCTCCTGGCGATCGGCTTCGCGCAGGAGGAAGGACCGACCGGCACGATCGAGCTGTTGTTTTCCGGCGACGCCGCCATCCGCCTCGATGTCGAAGTCATCGAGGCCAGGCTAACCGACACCGGCGCTGCCTGGCAGGCCTCTTCCCGACCCATCCACAATACCTGA
- the infA gene encoding translation initiation factor IF-1 — protein MPKEEVLEFPGVVTELLPNAMFRVKLENEHEIIAHTAGRMRKNRIRVLTGDKVLVEMTPYDLTKGRITYRFK, from the coding sequence ATGCCGAAGGAAGAAGTCCTCGAGTTCCCGGGCGTTGTTACGGAATTGTTGCCGAATGCGATGTTCCGGGTCAAGCTCGAAAACGAACACGAAATCATCGCCCATACCGCCGGCCGCATGCGCAAGAACCGCATCCGCGTCCTCACCGGCGACAAGGTCCTCGTCGAAATGACGCCTTACGACCTGACCAAGGGCCGTATCACCTACCGCTTCAAGTAA
- a CDS encoding sulfite exporter TauE/SafE family protein produces MAGISTFEIIWLAVALLGAGAITGLLAGVFGVGGGTVIVPVLYELFQAVGVPEEVRMPLCVGTSLAIIIPTSIRSFNAHRTKGAVDMAILKQWALPVIIGVAMGSVIARYAPADLFKAVFVVVAGISAIRLLFGKDSWRLGLDMPGKIVMNVYGWVIGVLSSLMGIGGGQLSNLFMTFYGRPIHQAVATSSGLGVLISIPGALGYIYAGWPRAAEYPDVAALQFPLSLGYVSLVGLILFVPTSVLTAPLGAKLAHALSKRKLEVAFGIFLLLISLRFLYSLIG; encoded by the coding sequence ATGGCCGGCATATCGACGTTTGAAATCATCTGGCTTGCTGTTGCGCTGCTCGGCGCCGGCGCCATCACCGGCCTGCTCGCGGGCGTCTTCGGCGTCGGCGGCGGCACCGTCATCGTGCCGGTGCTTTACGAGTTGTTCCAGGCCGTCGGCGTGCCGGAGGAGGTGCGCATGCCGCTCTGCGTCGGCACCTCGCTTGCGATCATCATCCCGACTTCGATCCGCTCGTTCAATGCGCATCGGACAAAAGGCGCTGTCGACATGGCGATCCTGAAACAGTGGGCGCTTCCCGTGATCATAGGCGTCGCCATGGGCAGCGTGATCGCGCGTTATGCGCCCGCCGACCTGTTCAAGGCGGTGTTCGTGGTGGTAGCCGGCATTTCGGCGATCCGGCTGCTGTTCGGCAAGGATTCGTGGCGGCTCGGCCTCGACATGCCGGGCAAGATCGTCATGAACGTCTATGGCTGGGTCATCGGCGTGCTGTCGAGCCTGATGGGCATCGGTGGCGGCCAGCTCTCCAACCTGTTCATGACCTTCTATGGCCGGCCGATCCACCAGGCGGTGGCGACCTCCTCCGGGCTCGGCGTTCTGATCTCGATCCCGGGCGCGTTGGGCTACATCTACGCCGGCTGGCCGCGCGCTGCAGAATATCCCGATGTCGCAGCGCTGCAGTTTCCGCTGTCGCTCGGCTATGTCTCGCTCGTCGGACTGATCCTGTTCGTGCCGACCAGCGTGCTGACCGCACCGCTCGGAGCAAAGCTCGCTCATGCCCTGTCGAAGCGCAAGCTGGAGGTCGCCTTCGGCATCTTCCTGCTCTTGATCAGCTTGCGCTTCCTTTACAGCCTGATTGGCTGA
- a CDS encoding DUF535 family protein has translation MRHEWKPELDQRNLLPAQSPTRRDSRRPSVFLQMLSLGARISLKRSAVFCLRFACRPVSTFGWISFLGDLSLKQALGRPHDDLLRKSLDVFFITGISSPVRLGMMKTHFQLAAELLRHDDLAALWRGERLDMGSVSGRHETYKMQMLLADHCGCRHEGVFAIKLSRASDDYTLWTASFVFIRGEDGTPTLAIGGMQGPKGADAKRAVISATRCLGGLRPKDAMLLALHGLVSAPHIMAVSNATHVINQRRRKRRKLMQADLDGYWSERGGLPAEPFGFRLPAPSAPQVDSLNRREQSKRAFWDIGSGFCRLSSLKALARSPLAKA, from the coding sequence GTGCGACACGAATGGAAACCGGAACTGGACCAGCGCAACCTGCTGCCGGCCCAGTCGCCGACGAGGCGAGATAGCCGCCGGCCGTCGGTATTCCTCCAGATGCTCAGCCTCGGCGCCCGCATCTCACTCAAGCGCTCGGCGGTGTTCTGCCTGCGATTCGCCTGTCGGCCGGTCAGCACCTTCGGCTGGATCAGCTTTCTCGGCGATTTATCCCTGAAACAGGCGCTCGGCCGGCCGCATGACGACCTTTTGCGCAAATCGCTCGACGTCTTTTTCATCACCGGAATTTCGAGCCCAGTTCGCCTCGGCATGATGAAGACGCATTTCCAGCTGGCCGCCGAACTGTTGCGCCACGACGATCTCGCCGCCCTCTGGCGCGGCGAACGCCTCGACATGGGCAGCGTCAGCGGTCGCCATGAAACCTACAAAATGCAGATGCTTTTGGCCGACCACTGCGGCTGCCGTCATGAAGGCGTCTTTGCCATCAAGCTGTCGCGGGCGAGCGACGACTACACATTGTGGACGGCCAGCTTCGTCTTCATCCGTGGCGAGGACGGCACGCCAACCCTGGCGATCGGCGGCATGCAAGGGCCGAAAGGGGCTGACGCCAAGCGCGCCGTCATATCAGCCACCCGCTGCCTCGGCGGCCTGCGCCCCAAGGACGCCATGCTGCTCGCCCTGCACGGCCTGGTTTCCGCCCCCCACATCATGGCGGTGTCCAACGCCACCCACGTCATCAACCAGCGCCGCCGCAAACGCCGGAAGCTGATGCAGGCCGACCTCGACGGCTACTGGAGCGAACGCGGCGGCCTGCCGGCGGAGCCATTCGGCTTTCGGCTGCCAGCGCCGTCAGCGCCCCAAGTAGACAGCCTAAACCGCAGGGAACAAAGCAAACGCGCGTTCTGGGATATCGGCAGCGGATTTTGTCGGCTGTCTAGCCTGAAAGCCCTGGCAAGATCGCCGCTCGCCAAGGCGTAG
- a CDS encoding UPF0262 family protein: MSDKGHARSRLVDVELDESIGRSTPDVEHERAVAIFDLIEENSFHPINDDGHGPYRLKLSLVDARLVFAISREHGEPVVTHILSLTPFRRIVKDYFMICESYYEAIRSSTPSQIEAIDMGRRGLHNEGSQTLLDRLSGKIEIDFDTARRLFTLICVLHWRG, translated from the coding sequence ATGTCCGACAAAGGCCACGCACGCTCCCGCCTGGTCGACGTCGAACTCGACGAATCGATCGGCCGTTCGACGCCCGACGTGGAGCACGAACGCGCGGTGGCGATCTTCGACCTGATCGAGGAAAACAGCTTTCACCCGATCAACGACGATGGCCATGGTCCCTACCGGCTCAAGCTGTCACTCGTCGACGCGCGGCTCGTCTTCGCCATCTCGCGTGAACATGGAGAACCGGTCGTCACCCACATCCTGTCGCTGACGCCGTTCCGCAGGATCGTGAAGGACTACTTCATGATCTGCGAAAGCTACTACGAGGCCATCCGCTCATCGACCCCGAGCCAGATCGAGGCGATCGACATGGGCAGGCGCGGCCTGCACAATGAAGGCTCGCAAACCCTGCTCGACCGTCTCTCCGGCAAGATCGAGATCGACTTCGACACTGCGCGCCGCCTGTTCACGCTGATCTGCGTATTGCACTGGCGCGGATGA
- a CDS encoding phospholipase D family protein has protein sequence MKLVAVVIAVVGILVIASLLAVYAYGRFAKRARGAASRVLPTSDGDTQFDRLVTPLLADHPGQSGLALLSSNLHAFAIRAYTARHAQRSLDLQYYYWKDDLTGSLLAREVLGAADRGVRVRLILDDINAKGYDPNYLALDSHPNIEVRLFNPSWARAFGLQRGLELVLRAVRTTRRMHNKAWVADGRLAIVGGRNVGDAYFDASEDANFRDMDLLLAGPVVQQTEAIFDGFWNSEAVLPIRHVTGMARGDLPALRKRLERTATTGLAEPYIHRVAEESREWSSSGMGRLRWTGEAKVASDPPEKASGTGQDSWLMTAIRPILTSARRELRIVSPYFIPGETGTRELTALARNGVEVTVLTNSLAATDVAAVHGAYVRYRKPLLENGVGIYELKPDEDRTDMSLFGSKGASLHTKAFIADGEAGFVGSFNFDPRSAALNTEMGVLFRQEELAREVGAVISAQTSPRSAFRLSLHDDKLVWTDSADSGPRELRHEPQASLRRRLVAKVISYLPIESQL, from the coding sequence ATGAAACTCGTGGCAGTCGTCATAGCAGTTGTCGGTATCCTGGTCATCGCCTCGCTGCTTGCGGTCTATGCCTATGGCCGCTTCGCCAAACGCGCGCGGGGTGCCGCTTCCCGCGTATTGCCGACGTCGGACGGCGATACCCAGTTCGACCGGCTGGTCACCCCGCTCCTTGCCGACCACCCCGGACAAAGCGGGCTGGCGCTGCTTTCCTCCAACCTGCATGCCTTCGCCATCAGGGCCTACACCGCGCGCCACGCACAGCGGAGCCTCGACCTGCAATATTACTACTGGAAGGATGACCTGACCGGCAGCCTGCTCGCCCGCGAGGTCCTCGGCGCCGCCGACCGTGGCGTACGCGTTCGGCTGATCCTCGACGACATCAACGCCAAGGGCTACGATCCGAACTATCTCGCCCTCGACAGCCACCCCAACATCGAGGTCCGCCTGTTCAACCCGAGCTGGGCACGCGCCTTCGGCCTGCAGCGCGGGCTGGAGTTGGTCCTGCGCGCGGTGCGCACGACGCGGCGCATGCACAACAAGGCCTGGGTTGCCGACGGCAGGCTGGCCATCGTCGGCGGGCGCAATGTCGGTGACGCCTATTTCGACGCTTCGGAAGACGCCAATTTCCGCGACATGGATCTTTTGCTTGCCGGCCCGGTTGTCCAGCAGACCGAAGCCATCTTCGACGGTTTCTGGAACAGCGAGGCGGTGCTGCCGATCCGTCATGTCACCGGCATGGCGAGGGGCGACCTTCCCGCCCTGCGCAAGCGGCTGGAGCGCACGGCAACCACCGGCCTGGCAGAGCCCTATATCCACCGTGTCGCCGAAGAGAGCCGGGAATGGTCATCGTCAGGCATGGGCAGGCTGCGCTGGACCGGCGAGGCGAAAGTCGCCTCCGACCCGCCGGAAAAAGCATCCGGCACAGGCCAGGACAGTTGGCTGATGACGGCAATCCGGCCGATCCTGACCTCGGCCCGGCGGGAACTGCGCATTGTCTCGCCCTATTTCATTCCCGGCGAGACCGGTACCCGCGAGCTGACGGCGCTGGCCCGCAACGGTGTGGAGGTGACGGTGCTGACCAATTCACTGGCCGCCACCGATGTCGCCGCCGTCCACGGCGCCTATGTCCGCTACCGCAAGCCACTGCTCGAGAACGGCGTCGGCATCTACGAACTGAAACCCGACGAGGACCGCACCGACATGTCGCTGTTCGGCTCGAAGGGTGCGAGCCTGCACACCAAGGCATTCATCGCTGACGGTGAGGCCGGTTTCGTCGGCTCGTTCAACTTCGACCCGCGATCGGCCGCGCTCAACACCGAGATGGGCGTCCTGTTCAGGCAGGAGGAACTGGCGCGCGAGGTCGGGGCGGTGATCTCGGCCCAGACCTCTCCGCGCAGCGCCTTCAGGCTGTCGTTGCATGACGACAAGCTGGTCTGGACCGACAGTGCCGACAGCGGGCCGCGCGAGCTCAGGCACGAACCGCAGGCCAGCCTGCGGCGGCGGCTGGTGGCCAAGGTGATCAGCTACCTGCCAATCGAATCACAGCTTTAG
- a CDS encoding Maf-like protein, producing the protein MSDLQKLVLASGSPRRVELLQQAGIEPDRLFPADVDERPMRAEHPRSLAKRLSVTKAQRAHDVLSKEAEPASGFILAADTVVAVGRRILPKAETSDEALHCLQLLSGRSHRVYTGLALVTPAGKLRQRLVETRVRFKRLSKQDMDNYLASGEWRGKAGGYGIQGLAGTFVVKLVGSYTNVVGLPLYETTSLLLGEGYQVQLNWQAGARV; encoded by the coding sequence TTGAGCGATCTGCAAAAGCTTGTGCTTGCCTCGGGTTCGCCCCGCCGTGTCGAGCTGTTGCAGCAGGCCGGCATCGAGCCTGACCGACTGTTCCCGGCGGATGTCGACGAACGCCCGATGCGGGCCGAACATCCGCGCTCGCTGGCCAAGCGCCTGTCGGTGACCAAGGCGCAGAGGGCGCACGACGTGCTTTCCAAGGAAGCGGAACCTGCTTCCGGCTTCATTCTTGCCGCCGACACTGTCGTTGCCGTCGGCCGGCGCATCCTGCCCAAGGCCGAGACCTCCGACGAGGCGCTGCATTGCCTGCAGCTGCTTTCGGGCCGCTCGCACCGCGTCTATACCGGCCTCGCGCTGGTGACGCCTGCGGGCAAGCTGCGCCAGCGGCTGGTCGAGACGCGCGTGCGCTTCAAGCGCCTGTCGAAGCAGGACATGGACAACTACCTCGCCTCGGGCGAATGGCGCGGCAAGGCCGGCGGCTATGGCATCCAGGGCCTCGCCGGCACCTTCGTGGTCAAGCTCGTCGGCTCCTACACCAATGTGGTCGGCCTGCCGCTCTACGAGACGACGTCGCTGCTTTTGGGTGAAGGCTACCAAGTCCAGCTCAACTGGCAGGCCGGCGCGCGCGTATGA
- a CDS encoding CoA transferase subunit A produces MAKFLPLSLAVADNLNDGDTVAFEGFTHLIPTAAAHEAIRQGLKDLTLVRMTPDLIYDQMIGMGMAKKVIFSYAGNPGVGLLRRLRDAVENGFPHALEIEEHSHAAMANAYEAGAAGLPCAIFRGYRGADLAHVNPNIRSVTCPFTGEVLAAVPSVRPDVTFIHAQKANSKGDVLVEGIIGIQKEAALAARRAVVTVEEVVDNFDDLHPNLTVLPNWSVTAISVVPGGAHPSYAHGYYVRDNASYLEWDDISADRDRFRDWMQKNVIEKTADDFASRVVQLRSVA; encoded by the coding sequence ATGGCCAAATTCCTCCCACTGTCGCTAGCGGTCGCCGACAATCTCAACGATGGCGACACCGTGGCCTTCGAAGGGTTCACGCATCTCATTCCCACTGCCGCCGCGCATGAGGCGATCCGCCAGGGCTTGAAGGACCTGACGCTGGTGCGCATGACGCCCGACCTGATCTACGACCAGATGATCGGCATGGGCATGGCGAAGAAGGTGATCTTCTCCTACGCCGGCAACCCGGGCGTCGGCCTGCTCCGCCGCCTGCGCGATGCCGTCGAGAACGGTTTTCCGCATGCGCTCGAAATCGAGGAGCACAGCCATGCAGCTATGGCCAATGCCTATGAGGCGGGCGCCGCCGGCCTGCCTTGCGCCATCTTCCGTGGCTACCGCGGCGCCGATCTCGCCCACGTCAACCCGAACATCAGGTCGGTAACCTGCCCGTTCACCGGCGAGGTGTTGGCGGCGGTGCCGTCGGTTCGGCCCGACGTCACCTTCATCCACGCCCAGAAGGCCAACAGCAAGGGCGACGTGCTGGTCGAGGGCATCATCGGCATCCAGAAGGAAGCGGCCCTTGCCGCCAGGCGCGCTGTGGTGACCGTTGAGGAGGTGGTCGACAATTTCGACGACCTGCACCCAAATCTCACAGTGCTGCCCAACTGGTCGGTGACGGCGATCTCGGTCGTGCCGGGTGGGGCGCACCCATCCTACGCGCATGGATACTATGTGAGGGACAACGCGTCCTACCTCGAATGGGACGACATATCAGCCGACCGTGACCGCTTCCGCGACTGGATGCAGAAGAACGTCATCGAAAAGACCGCCGACGACTTCGCATCCCGCGTCGTACAGCTGAGGAGCGTTGCATGA
- the murA gene encoding UDP-N-acetylglucosamine 1-carboxyvinyltransferase, with the protein MDRIRIVGGNELTGTIPISGAKNAALPLMIASLLTDDTLTLENVPHLADVEQLIRILGNHGVDYSVSGRRERQGEGYSRTISFTARNIVDTTAPYELVSKMRASFWVIGPLLARMGEAKVSLPGGCAIGTRPVDLFIDGLQALGAKIEVENGYILASAKNRLTGNRYTFPKISVGATHVLMMAATLARGETVLENAAREPEVVNLAECLNAMGARITGQGTSTITIEGVDSLSGARHRVIPDRIETGTYAMAVAMTGGDVLLEGARADLLQGALDVLSRTGAEIIPTNSGIRVLRNGSGITPVDVVTEPFPGFPTDLQAQFMGLMTMSKGKSKITETIFENRFMHVQELARLGAHITLSGQTAIVEGVSKLKGAPVMATDLRASVSLVIAGLAAEGETVVNRVYHLDRGFERLEEKLSRCGAVIERISG; encoded by the coding sequence ATGGATCGCATCAGAATTGTCGGCGGCAACGAGCTGACCGGAACCATCCCGATCTCGGGCGCGAAGAACGCAGCCCTTCCCCTGATGATCGCCTCGCTGCTGACAGACGACACGCTGACGCTCGAAAACGTGCCGCATCTGGCCGACGTCGAGCAGTTGATCCGCATTCTCGGCAATCACGGCGTCGACTATTCCGTCTCCGGCCGCCGCGAGCGCCAAGGCGAAGGCTATTCGCGCACAATCTCGTTTACCGCGCGCAACATCGTCGACACGACAGCACCTTACGAGCTCGTCTCCAAGATGCGCGCCAGTTTCTGGGTCATCGGCCCGCTGCTCGCCCGCATGGGCGAGGCCAAGGTGTCGCTGCCGGGCGGCTGCGCCATCGGCACGCGCCCCGTCGACCTGTTCATCGACGGCCTGCAGGCGCTGGGCGCCAAGATCGAGGTCGAGAACGGCTACATCCTGGCATCGGCCAAGAACCGCCTCACCGGCAACCGCTACACCTTCCCCAAGATCTCGGTCGGCGCCACCCATGTGCTGATGATGGCGGCAACGCTTGCCCGCGGCGAGACGGTGCTCGAAAACGCCGCCCGCGAGCCTGAAGTGGTCAACCTCGCCGAATGCCTCAACGCCATGGGCGCCAGGATCACCGGCCAGGGCACCTCGACGATCACCATCGAAGGCGTCGATTCGCTTTCGGGCGCGCGCCACCGCGTCATTCCCGACCGCATCGAGACCGGTACCTATGCCATGGCTGTCGCAATGACCGGCGGCGACGTGCTGCTGGAAGGCGCGCGCGCCGACCTGTTGCAGGGCGCACTCGACGTTTTGTCGCGCACCGGCGCCGAGATCATCCCGACCAATTCCGGCATCCGCGTCTTGCGCAACGGCTCGGGCATCACCCCGGTCGATGTCGTCACCGAGCCCTTCCCCGGCTTCCCGACCGACCTGCAGGCGCAGTTCATGGGCCTTATGACCATGTCGAAGGGCAAGTCGAAGATCACCGAGACGATCTTCGAAAACCGCTTCATGCATGTGCAGGAACTCGCCCGCCTCGGCGCCCATATCACCCTGTCGGGCCAGACGGCGATCGTCGAAGGCGTCTCCAAGCTCAAGGGCGCGCCCGTCATGGCGACCGACCTGCGTGCCTCTGTGTCACTGGTCATCGCCGGCCTCGCCGCCGAAGGCGAGACGGTGGTCAACCGCGTCTACCATCTCGACCGCGGCTTCGAGCGCCTGGAAGAAAAACTGTCGCGTTGCGGCGCGGTGATCGAGCGCATCAGCGGCTGA
- the yacG gene encoding DNA gyrase inhibitor YacG, translated as MTDKPAAVVTPLRAKISCPECRKPSARETYPFCSPRCKAVDLNRWLSGSYAIPVRDDEDEDSDGNSEAG; from the coding sequence ATGACCGACAAGCCAGCTGCCGTCGTCACGCCACTGCGTGCCAAGATCTCCTGCCCCGAATGCCGCAAGCCCTCGGCGCGCGAGACCTATCCGTTCTGCTCGCCGCGCTGCAAGGCGGTCGATCTCAACCGCTGGCTTTCGGGCAGCTACGCCATTCCGGTCCGCGACGACGAAGACGAGGATTCGGACGGAAACAGCGAAGCCGGCTGA
- the hisD gene encoding histidinol dehydrogenase — protein sequence MAITLRQSDADFEKRFAAFLTTKREISPDVDATVRAIIDDVRVRGDAALIAYSMKFDRADLTALGIAVSRADIDQAYQDADPATVEALRFARDRIHSHHARQMPRDDRYVDPIGVELGSRWTAVEAVGLYVPGGTASYPSSVLMNAVPAKVAGVERIVIVVPASGGVINPLVLVAADIAGVSEIYRVGGAQAVAALAYGTETIRPVAKIVGPGNAYVAAAKRQVFGTVGIDMIAGPSEVLIVADSDNDPDWLAADLLAQAEHDVSAQSILITDDAAFGESVEAAVERQIKLLPRAETAAASWRDFGAVIIVDDFDTAIPLIDRIAAEHLELAVADAETLLGRIRNAGAIFVGKHTPEVIGDYVGGSNHVLPTARSARFSSGLTVLDFVKRSSILKLGPEQLRELAPAAIALAKAEGLDAHARSVAIRLNM from the coding sequence ATGGCCATCACGCTTCGCCAATCAGACGCAGACTTCGAGAAGCGCTTCGCCGCCTTCCTGACTACGAAGCGCGAGATTTCTCCCGACGTCGATGCGACAGTGCGCGCCATCATCGACGACGTGCGCGTCCGCGGCGATGCGGCACTGATCGCCTACAGCATGAAATTCGACCGCGCCGACCTGACTGCGCTCGGCATCGCGGTGAGCCGCGCCGACATCGACCAGGCCTACCAGGATGCAGACCCCGCGACGGTCGAGGCCCTGCGCTTTGCCCGCGACCGCATCCATTCGCACCATGCCCGGCAGATGCCCAGGGACGACCGCTATGTCGATCCGATCGGCGTCGAGCTCGGCTCGCGCTGGACCGCCGTCGAGGCGGTCGGGCTCTACGTTCCCGGCGGCACGGCGAGCTATCCGAGCTCGGTGCTGATGAACGCCGTTCCGGCCAAGGTTGCCGGCGTCGAGCGCATCGTCATCGTGGTGCCGGCATCAGGCGGCGTCATCAATCCACTGGTGCTGGTCGCAGCCGACATCGCCGGCGTCTCGGAAATCTACCGTGTCGGCGGCGCCCAGGCCGTTGCCGCCCTCGCCTATGGCACCGAGACCATTAGGCCCGTCGCCAAGATCGTCGGCCCGGGCAACGCCTATGTCGCAGCAGCCAAGCGCCAGGTGTTCGGCACCGTCGGCATCGACATGATCGCCGGCCCTTCCGAAGTGCTGATCGTCGCCGACAGCGACAACGACCCCGACTGGCTCGCCGCCGACCTGCTCGCCCAGGCCGAACACGACGTGTCGGCACAGTCGATCCTGATCACCGACGATGCCGCCTTCGGCGAGTCGGTAGAAGCTGCGGTCGAGCGCCAGATCAAGCTCCTGCCGCGTGCTGAAACCGCTGCCGCAAGCTGGCGCGACTTTGGCGCGGTCATCATCGTCGACGACTTCGACACCGCCATTCCCCTGATCGACCGCATCGCCGCCGAGCATCTCGAACTTGCGGTCGCCGATGCCGAGACGCTGCTCGGCCGCATCCGCAATGCCGGTGCGATCTTCGTCGGCAAGCACACGCCCGAAGTCATCGGCGACTATGTCGGCGGCTCCAACCACGTGCTGCCGACGGCCCGCTCGGCGCGTTTCTCCTCTGGCCTGACGGTGCTCGACTTCGTCAAGCGCAGCTCGATCCTGAAGCTTGGTCCCGAGCAGTTGCGCGAGCTTGCTCCTGCAGCGATCGCGCTGGCCAAGGCCGAGGGTCTCGACGCGCATGCGCGCTCCGTCGCCATCAGATTGAACATGTAG
- a CDS encoding endonuclease/exonuclease/phosphatase family protein has protein sequence MASSPGFENSADAGVAHRPSTLEQDDPLSTTEAGAHSEIVVASYNVHKCVGLDRRFDPQRTMQVISEIGADVIALQEADQRFGDRAGLLDLEAVERETGLVPVPLAGRRKSHGWHGNVVLFRKGSVSSARQIVLPGAEPRGAVVVDLELEAGPLRIIAAHFGLLRHSRKLQAGTLLTAAELHSDKPTVLVGDLNEWRLGKRSSLRSLEPAFGPMHAIVPSFPSRFPVLALDRVMARPHSLLTELQAHDTALARIASDHLPIRAVIRLNAKGNGLAEAA, from the coding sequence ATGGCTAGCAGTCCAGGCTTTGAGAATTCAGCAGACGCAGGTGTCGCGCACCGGCCCTCGACGCTGGAGCAGGACGATCCGTTGTCGACCACCGAGGCCGGCGCGCACAGCGAAATCGTCGTCGCCTCCTACAATGTCCACAAATGTGTCGGGCTCGACCGCCGCTTCGATCCGCAGCGCACGATGCAGGTCATTTCCGAGATCGGCGCCGACGTGATCGCCTTGCAGGAAGCCGACCAGCGTTTTGGCGATCGGGCAGGGCTGCTCGACCTGGAAGCGGTCGAGCGCGAGACCGGGCTCGTCCCGGTGCCACTGGCCGGCCGGCGCAAGAGCCATGGCTGGCATGGCAATGTCGTGCTGTTCCGCAAGGGTTCGGTCAGTTCGGCACGACAGATCGTGCTGCCGGGGGCGGAGCCACGCGGTGCCGTGGTTGTCGACCTGGAGCTCGAAGCTGGGCCGCTCCGGATCATCGCCGCGCATTTCGGCCTGTTGCGTCATTCCCGCAAGCTGCAGGCAGGCACACTTCTGACCGCTGCCGAACTGCACAGCGACAAGCCGACGGTACTTGTCGGCGACCTCAACGAATGGCGGCTGGGCAAGCGCTCGTCGCTGCGCAGCCTGGAACCTGCTTTCGGGCCGATGCACGCCATCGTTCCGAGTTTTCCCTCGCGCTTTCCGGTACTGGCACTCGATCGCGTCATGGCAAGGCCGCACAGCCTGCTCACCGAGCTCCAGGCGCATGATACGGCGCTGGCGCGCATCGCCTCCGATCACCTGCCGATCAGGGCCGTCATTCGGCTGAACGCCAAGGGCAACGGCCTCGCCGAGGCCGCCTGA